From Halobacillus sp. Marseille-Q1614, the proteins below share one genomic window:
- a CDS encoding glycerophosphodiester phosphodiesterase family protein gives MMKFKKLLKAAGLLLLGLFMFMFLNNSNLFVESQEEEPLLLAHRGMGQTFPMEGIIGDTCTAERIHEPEHPYLENTIPSMEAAFEAGADIVELDIHPTTDGKFAVFHDWTLNCRTDGTGVTREYTMEELKQLDIGYGYTADNGKTYPFRGKGVGFMPSLDEVLNHFPEKEFLLHIKSDDTKEGKVLAGYLKEQPEDRLQRISVYGGDQPVQTLREHLPDLRVMSKQILKSCLLNYAAAGWTGTVPSECQDTQIHLPEKFAPWMWGWPGKFVERMNRVDTRVILVAGDGSWSEGFDHREDLERLPEEYNGVVWTNRIDIIAPLLKDE, from the coding sequence ATTATGAAGTTTAAAAAACTACTAAAAGCAGCTGGATTGCTGCTATTAGGACTTTTTATGTTTATGTTCTTAAATAACAGTAATCTTTTTGTGGAAAGCCAAGAAGAGGAGCCGCTGCTGTTAGCCCATAGAGGGATGGGGCAGACATTTCCTATGGAAGGAATTATAGGGGATACGTGTACGGCTGAAAGAATTCATGAACCTGAACATCCATACCTGGAGAATACGATTCCATCTATGGAAGCAGCTTTTGAAGCGGGAGCGGATATTGTGGAGCTTGATATTCACCCGACTACAGATGGGAAATTCGCCGTCTTTCATGATTGGACACTGAACTGTCGAACTGATGGAACAGGAGTAACTAGAGAGTACACGATGGAGGAGTTAAAGCAGCTCGATATAGGCTATGGTTACACAGCAGATAATGGGAAGACGTATCCTTTTCGCGGAAAAGGGGTTGGTTTTATGCCATCCCTTGATGAAGTGCTCAACCATTTCCCTGAAAAAGAATTTCTCCTTCATATCAAAAGCGATGATACAAAAGAAGGGAAAGTATTAGCCGGCTATCTAAAAGAACAGCCTGAGGATCGACTGCAGCGTATTTCTGTATACGGAGGCGATCAGCCGGTTCAAACATTAAGAGAGCATCTCCCGGATCTTCGAGTCATGTCAAAGCAAATTTTAAAGAGCTGCCTGCTGAATTATGCAGCTGCAGGATGGACAGGCACCGTTCCTTCTGAATGCCAGGATACTCAGATCCATCTGCCTGAAAAGTTTGCTCCGTGGATGTGGGGGTGGCCCGGAAAGTTCGTAGAGCGGATGAATCGAGTAGATACCCGGGTCATTCTGGTAGCCGGGGACGGATCCTGGTCAGAAGGGTTTGATCACAGAGAAGATTTGGAACGACTCCCTGAAGAATATAATGGTGTGGTATGGACGAATCGTATAGATATAATCGCCCCGCTTCTTAAAGACGAATAA
- a CDS encoding VOC family protein: protein MIAGIHPYLVLDGRGQEALKFYKEALDAEVLSVQTFGEMPSDPENPLPEEIKDRVMNAQLKVGGSDLMLSDTFPGQPYQLGSQVSIAIQTNDHEKTKEVFDKLKEGGTVNMELQQTFWSSAYGQVTDKFGVLWQINTLS from the coding sequence ATGATAGCAGGGATTCACCCATACTTAGTTTTAGATGGTAGAGGCCAGGAAGCTTTGAAATTTTATAAAGAAGCCTTAGATGCAGAAGTATTGAGTGTGCAAACCTTTGGAGAAATGCCTTCAGATCCGGAAAATCCGCTTCCCGAGGAAATAAAGGACCGTGTAATGAATGCTCAACTGAAAGTGGGAGGTTCAGATCTCATGCTTTCAGATACATTTCCAGGCCAGCCTTACCAATTAGGTTCACAAGTTAGTATTGCGATTCAAACAAACGATCATGAAAAAACGAAAGAAGTTTTTGACAAACTAAAAGAAGGCGGCACAGTTAATATGGAGCTGCAGCAGACGTTCTGGAGTTCTGCTTACGGACAAGTCACTGATAAATTCGGCGTCCTTTGGCAAATTAATACCCTGTCATAA
- a CDS encoding YqcI/YcgG family protein, which translates to MKLYSSLDEDIKQLSGWKMDALKKFSRKMMDKKHKFPCIPATQAHALNHLRYGFVGSFLNNSTSKDVAQLLKAFTQNSRDYGSYATLIVFFDTPKVIKETCSVEDFETAFWSQIRQLTEHDEMNWPAHIPIDPYNNGWEFCFHGEPYFMYCATPSHERRDSRSFPYFMMAITPRWVLREFYSNEKHAGKIKNKIRERMIEYDCADPHPDLKKYGDDDNYEWRQYFLRDDDTAISHCPFHQMLNERLKK; encoded by the coding sequence ATGAAGTTATACAGTTCATTGGATGAAGATATTAAGCAGCTGAGCGGATGGAAGATGGACGCTTTAAAAAAGTTCAGCCGCAAGATGATGGATAAAAAGCACAAATTCCCGTGCATCCCCGCAACTCAGGCTCATGCTCTAAATCACTTAAGGTATGGTTTTGTTGGCAGCTTTTTAAATAACAGCACGTCAAAAGATGTGGCTCAACTGTTAAAAGCCTTTACTCAAAACTCAAGAGATTACGGAAGCTACGCGACCTTAATCGTCTTTTTTGATACGCCAAAAGTTATAAAAGAAACCTGCTCAGTAGAGGACTTTGAGACAGCTTTCTGGAGTCAGATAAGGCAGTTAACCGAGCATGATGAAATGAATTGGCCCGCCCACATTCCGATCGATCCTTATAACAATGGATGGGAGTTTTGCTTTCACGGGGAGCCATATTTTATGTACTGCGCTACTCCCAGCCACGAACGAAGAGACAGCCGCTCCTTCCCCTACTTTATGATGGCGATTACGCCGCGATGGGTGCTGCGGGAATTTTATTCAAATGAAAAACATGCTGGCAAAATTAAAAATAAAATACGAGAACGGATGATCGAATATGACTGCGCAGACCCTCACCCAGATTTAAAAAAATACGGAGATGATGACAACTATGAATGGCGCCAGTATTTCCTGCGTGATGATGATACTGCGATTTCCCACTGTCCATTTCATCAGATGCTGAACGAGCGACTGAAAAAGTAG
- a CDS encoding multidrug resistance efflux transporter family protein: MKELSLGILSSMFFAVTFILNRSMEISGGSWMWSSSLRFLFMVPFLLLIVLVRKKLKQVFIEIKNNPAPWLLWSFVGFVLFYAPLTYAAAYGPGWLVAGTWQFTIVGGLLLAPLFTHTVVRSKGPVQQRHRIETRALAISSIILLGVLLIQQQKASELSLLEITFGILPVIIAAFAYPLGNRKMMELCDGRLDTFQRVLGMTLASLPFWLIISSIAFVTNGPPSASQMTQSLVVALCSGVIATTIFFIATNSVRNHQGKLAAVEATQSTQILFVIAGEVLLLKSPLPTNIASIGVLFIIIGIIIHTVNMKKMNAKALPSTSAAVIKNG; encoded by the coding sequence ATGAAAGAGCTGTCTCTTGGAATTTTATCTTCCATGTTCTTTGCTGTTACTTTTATTTTGAATCGTTCGATGGAAATATCAGGAGGAAGCTGGATGTGGAGCTCTTCGTTGAGATTCCTTTTTATGGTTCCTTTTTTACTATTGATTGTACTCGTTAGGAAGAAATTAAAACAGGTATTTATTGAAATAAAAAATAATCCTGCCCCTTGGCTCTTATGGAGTTTTGTCGGCTTTGTTCTGTTTTATGCTCCTCTTACCTATGCGGCTGCCTATGGACCAGGCTGGCTGGTGGCCGGAACGTGGCAGTTCACGATTGTGGGAGGACTATTACTCGCTCCCTTGTTTACTCACACCGTCGTTAGATCAAAAGGCCCTGTTCAGCAAAGGCATCGTATTGAGACCCGGGCATTAGCCATCTCTTCTATTATTTTACTAGGTGTCCTCTTAATCCAACAACAAAAAGCGAGCGAATTATCTTTGCTTGAAATAACATTCGGGATCTTACCTGTCATTATTGCAGCATTTGCTTATCCTCTTGGAAATCGTAAAATGATGGAATTATGCGACGGCAGGCTTGATACCTTCCAGCGAGTATTAGGGATGACTCTCGCCAGCCTGCCTTTCTGGCTGATTATTAGCAGTATTGCTTTTGTTACAAACGGACCGCCAAGTGCCAGTCAAATGACTCAATCATTGGTCGTTGCTCTATGTTCTGGTGTTATCGCAACAACCATATTTTTTATTGCCACAAACAGCGTGAGAAACCATCAAGGAAAACTCGCAGCTGTTGAAGCTACGCAGTCTACTCAAATACTCTTTGTTATCGCTGGGGAAGTGCTGCTTTTAAAAAGTCCGCTGCCAACCAATATAGCTTCTATTGGTGTCCTTTTTATTATTATTGGAATCATCATTCATACAGTGAATATGAAAAAAATGAATGCCAAGGCTCTTCCGAGTACTTCAGCGGCTGTCATTAAGAATGGATGA
- a CDS encoding helix-turn-helix domain-containing protein, translating into MDKKSTWESPELLSKQVGLTLRRIRNERGISLQQLTELTEVSKLTLGKIERGEANPSLTIIWKIANGLNIPISSLLVEKREVQISRKNEGNKIMSTDKSLALEPMFSTSGYGSLETHRAFLKPNSEYKADAHQDGVIEYVTVMEGRVNVRVQREVYELDKYDSIQFNADQEHGYINPGSVPAVLHFVMIYTNS; encoded by the coding sequence ATGGATAAAAAAAGCACTTGGGAATCCCCTGAATTACTTTCAAAACAGGTGGGTTTAACTCTCAGAAGGATTCGAAATGAAAGAGGGATCAGTCTGCAGCAGCTTACTGAATTAACAGAGGTTAGTAAACTGACGCTTGGAAAAATTGAAAGAGGCGAAGCAAATCCGTCACTGACGATTATTTGGAAAATCGCTAATGGATTAAACATCCCGATTTCCTCTTTACTTGTAGAAAAAAGAGAAGTGCAGATCTCTAGGAAGAATGAAGGAAACAAAATTATGAGCACGGATAAATCCCTTGCCCTGGAGCCGATGTTTTCTACTTCAGGGTATGGCTCGCTGGAAACACATCGGGCTTTTTTAAAACCAAACAGCGAATATAAAGCTGATGCCCATCAGGACGGCGTCATCGAATATGTAACGGTAATGGAAGGCCGTGTAAACGTTAGAGTTCAACGGGAAGTATATGAACTGGACAAGTATGATTCGATTCAATTTAATGCAGACCAGGAACACGGGTACATCAATCCAGGCTCAGTTCCAGCGGTTCTTCACTTTGTAATGATTTATACGAATTCATGA
- a CDS encoding phospholipase D-like domain-containing protein: MEIIISAGVTIAAVSAACFFYKRKAKKSPTLSYHFSRTSHSIKNELFKIIDDTNETLDVAIFLLTEQDFVSHLCQATERGVRVRVISDRKKSVEEMQRANMKKLIDCGVPVKVNNYDGNMHLKFMISDKQVVSAGSYNWTHSAEQRNDEVVLIIRDKKMAREWHHVFDQKWKDLKQYSSFNFYAYKKGA, translated from the coding sequence ATGGAAATTATCATAAGTGCGGGTGTAACGATTGCAGCGGTGTCAGCAGCTTGTTTTTTTTATAAAAGAAAAGCAAAAAAATCTCCAACTCTCAGCTATCACTTTTCAAGAACAAGTCACTCCATAAAAAATGAACTTTTCAAAATCATTGATGATACTAACGAAACGCTCGACGTAGCCATCTTTTTATTGACCGAGCAGGACTTCGTCAGCCATTTGTGCCAGGCGACAGAAAGAGGCGTCAGAGTGCGGGTCATTTCGGATCGAAAAAAATCAGTCGAAGAAATGCAAAGAGCCAATATGAAAAAACTCATCGATTGTGGCGTTCCTGTAAAAGTAAACAATTATGATGGGAACATGCATCTAAAATTCATGATCTCAGATAAGCAGGTCGTTTCAGCAGGCTCCTACAATTGGACGCATTCCGCTGAACAGAGAAATGATGAAGTCGTCCTGATAATACGCGACAAAAAAATGGCTCGGGAATGGCATCACGTTTTTGACCAGAAGTGGAAGGACCTTAAACAATACTCAAGCTTCAATTTTTATGCCTATAAAAAAGGAGCATAG
- a CDS encoding GNAT family N-acetyltransferase, producing the protein MNIVVDDLTGSEVAELLKEHLESMRSHSPPESKHALDTKGLRKPEITFWSAWEEGELVGFIAMKELNSKHGEIKSMRTSSSHLRKGIGRKLLQHIIHVAKQREYKRISLETGSMEAFQPARKLYESFGFEYCTPFSDYKEDPNSRFMTKELF; encoded by the coding sequence TTGAACATTGTTGTAGACGATTTAACTGGATCTGAAGTAGCGGAACTGTTGAAGGAGCATCTCGAAAGTATGCGGAGCCATTCCCCTCCAGAAAGTAAGCATGCCTTGGATACTAAAGGATTACGAAAGCCGGAAATTACCTTTTGGAGCGCATGGGAAGAGGGGGAGCTGGTTGGCTTTATTGCGATGAAAGAGCTTAATTCCAAGCATGGAGAAATAAAGTCAATGCGTACTTCCTCGTCCCATTTAAGAAAAGGAATCGGCCGGAAGCTTCTTCAGCATATTATTCATGTCGCTAAACAGCGTGAATACAAGCGGATCAGCCTGGAAACAGGCTCGATGGAAGCTTTCCAACCTGCGAGAAAACTATATGAGAGCTTCGGATTTGAGTATTGTACGCCTTTTTCGGATTACAAAGAGGATCCGAACAGTAGGTTTATGACGAAGGAGCTTTTTTGA
- a CDS encoding YqcI/YcgG family protein, translating into MLTKQSPYLLTKEEIEQGDNLPQWLKEEFKTFSKIVTDKTFPCFFGRTGHLRGELRYAYIEHDNWDHLPDAVESFLQLFEDPDAKRHGLFIFVEPEEEEQCLEFYRSQFWDILQYLHGNDRFPWPKKAPRDPDHFLWDFHFAGEPIFAFGNAPAYKQRKTRNLGNSLILGFQPRKIFQGLEGTEKGGIMSREKVRERVEKWDGLPKHPDISHFGDPDHNEWKQSFIGDDIKPIEGKCPFHHKG; encoded by the coding sequence ATGCTGACGAAACAAAGTCCTTACCTTCTTACTAAAGAAGAGATCGAACAAGGCGACAATCTGCCACAATGGCTGAAAGAAGAGTTTAAGACATTCAGCAAGATAGTAACCGATAAAACTTTTCCATGTTTCTTTGGCAGAACCGGCCACCTGAGGGGTGAGCTGCGGTACGCCTATATTGAGCACGATAATTGGGATCATCTCCCTGATGCTGTCGAGAGTTTCTTACAGCTTTTTGAGGATCCAGATGCGAAACGACACGGGTTATTTATCTTTGTAGAGCCTGAAGAGGAAGAGCAGTGTTTAGAATTTTATCGTTCACAGTTCTGGGACATCCTTCAGTATCTGCATGGGAATGATCGGTTCCCTTGGCCCAAAAAGGCTCCAAGAGATCCAGATCATTTTCTGTGGGACTTTCACTTTGCGGGTGAACCGATTTTCGCATTTGGGAATGCGCCTGCCTATAAGCAGCGGAAGACGCGGAATCTCGGCAACAGCTTGATCTTAGGATTCCAGCCCCGTAAGATTTTCCAAGGACTTGAAGGCACCGAAAAAGGCGGCATCATGTCCCGTGAAAAGGTTCGTGAACGTGTAGAAAAATGGGATGGGCTGCCGAAGCACCCAGATATCAGCCACTTCGGAGACCCGGATCATAACGAATGGAAGCAGTCGTTTATTGGAGATGACATTAAGCCGATTGAAGGAAAATGTCCATTCCATCATAAAGGTTAA
- the fabI gene encoding enoyl-ACP reductase FabI yields the protein MEDLLQVKDKNIVIMGVANQRSLAWGVAKSLHKAGANLIFTYRKERSFGKLEKLLKETGIDAKLVVECDVNSDESIKGAFSKIKDEVQTIHGVVHSIAFAHQEDLKGGFVNTSRDGFAFAQDTSAYSLIAVAKEAKPLMKEGGSIIAMSYLGAERVVSGYDVMGVAKASLEASVKYLANDLGEDNIRVNAISAGAIRTLAAKGIPSFNKVLHQIEENSPLKRNVTQEEVGDMTLAMLSNLSRGVTGEIVYVDSGYNIMGL from the coding sequence ATGGAAGACTTACTTCAAGTAAAAGATAAAAATATCGTAATTATGGGCGTAGCCAACCAGCGAAGCCTCGCGTGGGGAGTAGCAAAATCTCTTCACAAAGCTGGAGCGAATCTCATTTTCACATATCGTAAAGAACGTTCCTTTGGAAAATTGGAAAAGCTTTTAAAAGAAACGGGCATTGATGCTAAACTTGTTGTTGAATGTGATGTGAACAGTGACGAAAGCATTAAAGGAGCTTTTTCAAAAATTAAAGATGAAGTGCAGACTATCCACGGAGTCGTTCATTCAATTGCTTTCGCCCATCAGGAAGACTTAAAAGGCGGTTTTGTGAATACGTCTAGAGATGGATTCGCCTTTGCGCAGGACACAAGTGCGTACTCGCTGATCGCTGTCGCTAAAGAAGCGAAGCCGCTTATGAAGGAAGGCGGATCTATCATTGCTATGTCTTATCTTGGAGCTGAACGAGTAGTTTCTGGATATGATGTGATGGGTGTAGCAAAAGCATCCCTTGAGGCTTCTGTTAAATACTTAGCCAATGATTTAGGCGAAGACAACATCCGTGTAAATGCAATTTCGGCTGGCGCGATTCGTACGCTTGCAGCTAAAGGAATTCCATCCTTCAACAAGGTTCTTCATCAGATCGAAGAGAATTCACCACTTAAGAGAAACGTAACCCAGGAAGAAGTCGGTGACATGACACTAGCCATGCTCAGCAATCTTTCCCGCGGAGTTACAGGTGAAATTGTATATGTAGACTCCGGTTACAACATTATGGGACTATAA
- a CDS encoding GNAT family N-acetyltransferase, whose amino-acid sequence MFTLKVDQEISLKLLEKKDAKELFTLVDQYRTYLREWLPWVDNMNQETDYEPIIEMWLKQFASNDGFQAGILYNGKLAGMVGFHGIDWSNRKTSIGYWLAENYQGHGIMTKTVNALIDCAFSEYDLNRVEIHCGVENYKSRSIPERIGMKKEGVVREDEFLYDHYLDTVLYSLLKKEWKQSV is encoded by the coding sequence ATGTTCACATTAAAAGTAGATCAGGAGATTTCCTTAAAGCTGCTGGAAAAGAAAGACGCGAAAGAGCTGTTTACTTTGGTCGACCAGTACCGTACATACTTAAGAGAGTGGCTGCCATGGGTTGACAACATGAATCAGGAAACAGACTATGAACCTATCATCGAAATGTGGTTAAAACAGTTCGCTTCCAATGATGGCTTTCAAGCGGGCATTCTCTACAATGGAAAACTAGCCGGCATGGTCGGATTTCATGGAATCGACTGGTCCAATCGAAAAACGAGCATCGGCTATTGGCTGGCTGAGAATTACCAGGGGCATGGCATTATGACGAAAACGGTCAACGCTTTAATCGATTGCGCTTTTTCAGAATACGATCTAAACCGTGTGGAAATCCACTGCGGCGTAGAAAATTACAAGAGCCGAAGCATTCCTGAGCGAATCGGGATGAAGAAAGAAGGGGTTGTAAGGGAAGACGAGTTTCTCTACGATCATTATCTCGATACGGTTCTTTACAGTCTTCTTAAAAAAGAGTGGAAGCAGAGCGTTTAA